In the genome of Brachypodium distachyon strain Bd21 chromosome 3, Brachypodium_distachyon_v3.0, whole genome shotgun sequence, the window TCTAAGCTGGCCACGGCCCACGGGCACGGCAGATGCGGTGTGCCGCGGGCGCAAGAGACTCCCGCCCGCCAGTAGCCAAAAGGTCAAGAAGACTCACTCCACCGTGTCCGTGCCCGCCGCTGCCTTGTAGAGCTACGCTAAGCTAAGCTCGGGGCGCCAACGGTTGATCGATCCAGTAAATTAACCACGCGACAGCGAAGGAGCAAAGGCAGCACGCAACGCAACCTGACGCTAGCTTCGCTGGGGGCATCAGCATCATCAGCCATGGCGACGGGGGGCGGCAACCTGGGCagcgtggtggtggcggtggacgGCAGCGAGGAGAGCATGAAGGCGCTGCGCTGGGCGCTCGACAGcgtccgcctccgccccgACGGCGCGCTCGTCGTGCTCCACGTCCAGCCGCGCCCGGGCATCGCCGCCGGGCTCAACCCCGGCCCCATCCCCTTCGGCGGCCCCAGTAAGCAAGCAATTGAGCAGCCTAGCTCTCGCAATTCCATCTTTCGCCTAGATATGGAACTCTTTGTAGTTCGATCGGATCGATCTCGCCCCAATCTGTCTGACTTGGCTTGTTTGATGGGTCTGATCAGGGGAGGTGGAGGTGCCGGCGTTCACGCAGGCGATCGAGGCGCACCAGCGGCGGATCACGGAGGCCATCCTGGAGCACGCGCTCAAGATTTGCGCCGAGAAGAACGTAAGGAGGGGAGAGACATGGCGTATCCTCTGTTTAACTtcgattaattaatttgctggtcgatctcttcttcttccggcTGTGTGATTGGATCGAATTCTGTGGTTTCTTTTCAAGGTGGAGGTGAAGacggaggtggtggtgggggaTCCCAAGGAGAAGATCTGCGAGGTGGCGGCCGAGCTCAAGGCCGATCTGCTCGTCATGGGATCCAGGGCCATTGGGCCTGTCAAGAGGTAATTCTGCTCTCTTGCCTCACCAAATATGAACTGCAATGAAATTCTGGTCTCTGAAACTATCTTTCTCGTCAGTAGAACCGCTGTTGTGCAATTTGTTCGTTCCAAGTTGGACTACAGATATCACTTGCGTTCAACGCTCTATGATTTTTGGCAAAAATCGGAGTTAGCAGAAGATCGGCCTCTCAcatggcattttttttttttgctgaacaTCGAACCTGAAAACTGTACGAAAAATTGTAGTAGTGCTAGTTTTCTGCATTTCTGAAACCTGTAACGCAAATTTTTTtcatggaaaagaaaatttatgACTGAAAGTCTCCTGGTTTGTGCAATCATGGAACTGGGCACTGCTGCTGGCAGTGTCACTGTCGTGTTTCTTCCAGTTAGCAGTTAGTACAGCCAGGTTGCGTTTCACAGCGGAGATCAGTTTGTTGGCTACATATAACTGCATCTTTTACAGTTTTGTGGAGTGCAGCCATGTAGCAACACTGTGATTACCATGTACTAGATCAGTTGATCTAGTATTTCTACTGATGCATCTAGATCATGATGTTTTATGGGGAGTTCCTTGCTTGCCTATTTGATTGGCACCTTCTTGCTCCGATTCGCAGGATGTTCTTGGGCAGCGTGAGCAACTACTGCATCAACAGCGTGGGCTGCCCCGTCGTCGTAATCAAGGGCACCTGAAGACCATCTTCGAACCAACATTCTCTGCTTTGCTGCAGTCCACATCAAGTTTTTGATGCAATCTGTAATCCTGCGCGACACAATGTTTTCGTGTCACCTGGCGTTGTTTGGTGGTGTGTGGTTCCGATGGACGACAACTGCTCTGCTGTGCGTGCATACAACGTATATCCCGTGCAAAGGAAAATGTGTGTATTATTGGTTTTGTGGACTTTGTGGGGGAATAAGCGCCGGTGTAGCACATGGTTTTGTGTACTCCTGTGGTTCTGGCCTTCTGGGAAAACGTGGTACCATGTGGCATGTGAATGTGAACATTTGCGAAATGTAAAACCCTCCATCCTGTGTTCTTTATCTGATATCGGCAAACAACTTAACACAGCTAGCCTGGTCCATGTCCAAGGTCTATCTCCTTCGCCTCTACCAGTCTCCCACCCACCCTGTTCTCCTCTGTTGCTTCCACTCGTTTCCCCAATATCCTCTCTCGTTCGTTGCAGCTTACGATGGGGGCAGAGTTGCTGCTGGGCGGGAGCAGCCTTGCTGCTGCGTCCTCAGTTGCATGTGGACGCTGCGTGCCAGTGCCAGTAGTAGCTGGCCAGggcgaccggcggcgaccCGGATCGATGCAGCTAGCGGCGGCGCTCCGGCGGCGCCCTGGTTGCGCATGGCAATGGCCGCATAGTACGTGACCGGCTGAAATTTGCATTATTTCCCCCCCTGAACATTACTGGTACGTTCCACTGAGTGTAGCGGATAACACTCATCTCTAGCATCCGGAAGGAAAGTAAAATTGCAGATCAAATTGGACTGAAGAACTAAAGAAGCGTACAgtaccttttttttcgttGACATTATATTAAGGATAAATTCGTCCCTAATCCACCAAAGTTACTCGTAATTGGCAGTCATGAGGTACTGGATTGCGTTTTAGGCAAATTTTTACTTTCAGTTTGGAAGAAATTGACCTGCCATTCAGGGAGAATTATGGTTCTTTTATGTCAAGGCTTCCACTGAAAGtctgaaattttattttcGATCCGCCGCTGCTGACTGGCGGACCCGTTCCCTCCCCACACGTCAGTCACCAAGCGTGGCTAATGTCTTTTTGGGGGGGAGGTGTGTGCAATGTTGCATAGCAAAGGAGATAAAATATCCCCTGAAATATAGGCAGCATCACCAAGGATCAGAACTCATCACAACACCAacgctgcgccgccgccgaattGTGGACAGGAGAACCGGACGACGGAAAGATGGGGTTCGAGAAGGAGATCCTCAAAGTCGGCACAGGCCCCAAGCCCGTCAAGGGCCAGAAGGTCACCGTCCACTGCACCGGCTACGGTCCGCCCCTTCCCTTCACCCCTCTGTTATGTCTCCTTTCCCCATTTTTTCTTGGATCCGTTGATGTGAAATTCGGAATAGCGTTCGATGCTTCCAGATCCGTCTAGAAGAGGAATCTTGAAGTCCATTAGGCATCGATTTTCATCTTAGCGAGGTTTTTAATTGCTAGTAGATGTGAAGCTTGGTTCTTGTGTAGTTATAAGTACTTAATAGTCTAGATTCAACTAG includes:
- the LOC100839824 gene encoding universal stress protein PHOS32, with amino-acid sequence MATGGGNLGSVVVAVDGSEESMKALRWALDSVRLRPDGALVVLHVQPRPGIAAGLNPGPIPFGGPREVEVPAFTQAIEAHQRRITEAILEHALKICAEKNVEVKTEVVVGDPKEKICEVAAELKADLLVMGSRAIGPVKRMFLGSVSNYCINSVGCPVVVIKGT
- the LOC100840123 gene encoding peptidyl-prolyl cis-trans isomerase FKBP12; the encoded protein is MGAELLLGGSSLAAASSVACGRCVPVPVVAGQGDRRRPGSMQLAAALRRRPGCAWQWPHSSITKDQNSSQHQRCAAAELWTGEPDDGKMGFEKEILKVGTGPKPVKGQKVTVHCTGYGKDGDLSKKFWSTKDPGQQPFSFNIGLGSVIKGWDEGVMTMQLGEIARIRCTPDYAYGSGGFPAWGIQPNSVLVFEIEVLSAK